From the Carya illinoinensis cultivar Pawnee chromosome 4, C.illinoinensisPawnee_v1, whole genome shotgun sequence genome, one window contains:
- the LOC122307785 gene encoding protein trichome birefringence-like 16 isoform X2 — protein MAAPASSPHTSSPFRGKDDWNITIPIENQDCNHAKGKWVPDNNRPLYSGFGCKQWLSAMWACRLMQRTDFAYEKLRWQPKNCKMEEFEGSKFLRKMQDKTLAFVGDSLGRQQFQSLMCMITGGKERHDVIDVGKEYGLVQAHGDARPGGWAYQFPGTNTTILYYWSTSLCDVEPIDKTNTTTDYAMHLDRPPAFLRQFLHKFDVLVLNTGHHWNRGKLKANKWVMHVGGVRNTDRKLAMIWKAKNFAVHSIVNWVNSQLPRYPGLKAFYRTISPRHFVGGEWNTGGSCDNTTPMSVGKELSKDESSDQNAADAVKGTGVKLLDITAISQLRDEGHISGFRRNTKPGVQDCLHWCLPGVPDTWNEMLFAQI, from the exons ATGGCAGCACCTGCAAGTTCCCCACATACAAGCTCCCCTTTTAGGGGTAAAGATGACTGGAATATAACAATACCTATAGAAAATCAAG ATTGTAACCATGCAAAAGGAAAATGGGTTCCCGACAACAACCGGCCTTTGTATTCTGGGTTTGGTTGTAAGCAATGGCTATCAGCAATGTGGGCCTGCAGGTTGATGCAGCGGACAGATTTTGCCTACGAGAAGCTTCGGTGGCAGCctaaaaattgtaaaatggAAGAATTTGAAGGGTCAAAATTCTTGAGAAA GATGCAAGACAAAACTTTAGCTTTTGTTGGAGATTCATTGGGCAGGCAGCAGTTCCAATCTTTAATGTGCATGATTACAGGTGGCAAGGAGAGACATGATGTCATAGATGTGGGAAAGGAGTATGGACTAGTCCAAGCTCATGGTGATGCTCGCCCCGGTGGCTGGGCATATCAATTCCCAGGCACCAATACAACCATACTCTACTACTGGTCAACAAGCCTCTGTGATGTGGAACCCATTGACAAGACAAATACCACCACTGATTATGCCATGCATCTTGATCGGCCACCAGCATTCTTGCGTCAATTTCTTCACAAATTTGATGTTCTAGTACTCAATACAGGACACCATTGGAATAGAGGAAAGCTTAAGGCTAATAAGTGGGTTATGCATGTTGGGGGTGTGAGAAATACTGATAGGAAGTTAGCAATGATTTGGAAGGCCAAAAATTTCGCAGTTCATAGCATTGTCAATTGGGTAAACTCACAGCTTCCAAGATATCCAGGGTTGAAAGCCTTCTACAGAACCATCTCACCTAGGCATTTTGTTGGTGGGGAATGGAATACGGGTGGGAGCTGTGACAATACTACCCCTATGTCAGTGGGAAAGGAATTATCAAAAGATGAGTCTAGTGATCAAAATGCTGCAGATGCGGTGAAGGGAACTGGGGTTAAGCTTTTGGATATAACAGCTATTTCACAGCTTAGAGATGAGGGTCATATATCTGGGTTTCGGAGAAACACCAAACCAGGAGTGCAGGATTGCTTGCATTGGTGTCTACCAGGTGTTCCTGAtacatggaatgaaatgctcTTTGCACAAATTTAG
- the LOC122307785 gene encoding protein trichome birefringence-like 16 isoform X1: MFVLVFWNSGWLPLFQRMKGGFYGLRGRQLALITIFLLCITYFIWAWKKTPSVPSLMPPQTGLNLSSEILTSPSEEKTKDKQIQEAKTDVGAQGPTSLIGVQGDNKKSLELVSKQAEVDMAAPASSPHTSSPFRGKDDWNITIPIENQDCNHAKGKWVPDNNRPLYSGFGCKQWLSAMWACRLMQRTDFAYEKLRWQPKNCKMEEFEGSKFLRKMQDKTLAFVGDSLGRQQFQSLMCMITGGKERHDVIDVGKEYGLVQAHGDARPGGWAYQFPGTNTTILYYWSTSLCDVEPIDKTNTTTDYAMHLDRPPAFLRQFLHKFDVLVLNTGHHWNRGKLKANKWVMHVGGVRNTDRKLAMIWKAKNFAVHSIVNWVNSQLPRYPGLKAFYRTISPRHFVGGEWNTGGSCDNTTPMSVGKELSKDESSDQNAADAVKGTGVKLLDITAISQLRDEGHISGFRRNTKPGVQDCLHWCLPGVPDTWNEMLFAQI, encoded by the exons ATGTTTGTTCTTGTATTCTGGAATTCTGGGTGGCTGCCACTATTCCAAAG GATGAAAGGAGGTTTCTATGGATTGAGGGGCAGACAACTCGCTCTAATTACTATTTTTCTATTGTgcataacatattttatttggGCATGGAAGAAAACCCCGTCTGTTCCTAGCTTGATGCCACCGCAAACCGGCTTGAATCTGTCTTCAG AAATCCTCACAAGTCCatcagaagaaaaaacaaaagacaaaCAGATTCAGGAAGCAAAAACAGATGTTGGTGCACAAGGTCCTACAAGTCTAATAGGAGTTCAAGGAGATAATAAAAAGTCATTAGAACTAGTTTCAAAGCAAGCAGAAGTCGATATGGCAGCACCTGCAAGTTCCCCACATACAAGCTCCCCTTTTAGGGGTAAAGATGACTGGAATATAACAATACCTATAGAAAATCAAG ATTGTAACCATGCAAAAGGAAAATGGGTTCCCGACAACAACCGGCCTTTGTATTCTGGGTTTGGTTGTAAGCAATGGCTATCAGCAATGTGGGCCTGCAGGTTGATGCAGCGGACAGATTTTGCCTACGAGAAGCTTCGGTGGCAGCctaaaaattgtaaaatggAAGAATTTGAAGGGTCAAAATTCTTGAGAAA GATGCAAGACAAAACTTTAGCTTTTGTTGGAGATTCATTGGGCAGGCAGCAGTTCCAATCTTTAATGTGCATGATTACAGGTGGCAAGGAGAGACATGATGTCATAGATGTGGGAAAGGAGTATGGACTAGTCCAAGCTCATGGTGATGCTCGCCCCGGTGGCTGGGCATATCAATTCCCAGGCACCAATACAACCATACTCTACTACTGGTCAACAAGCCTCTGTGATGTGGAACCCATTGACAAGACAAATACCACCACTGATTATGCCATGCATCTTGATCGGCCACCAGCATTCTTGCGTCAATTTCTTCACAAATTTGATGTTCTAGTACTCAATACAGGACACCATTGGAATAGAGGAAAGCTTAAGGCTAATAAGTGGGTTATGCATGTTGGGGGTGTGAGAAATACTGATAGGAAGTTAGCAATGATTTGGAAGGCCAAAAATTTCGCAGTTCATAGCATTGTCAATTGGGTAAACTCACAGCTTCCAAGATATCCAGGGTTGAAAGCCTTCTACAGAACCATCTCACCTAGGCATTTTGTTGGTGGGGAATGGAATACGGGTGGGAGCTGTGACAATACTACCCCTATGTCAGTGGGAAAGGAATTATCAAAAGATGAGTCTAGTGATCAAAATGCTGCAGATGCGGTGAAGGGAACTGGGGTTAAGCTTTTGGATATAACAGCTATTTCACAGCTTAGAGATGAGGGTCATATATCTGGGTTTCGGAGAAACACCAAACCAGGAGTGCAGGATTGCTTGCATTGGTGTCTACCAGGTGTTCCTGAtacatggaatgaaatgctcTTTGCACAAATTTAG
- the LOC122306692 gene encoding protein LAZ1 homolog 2 isoform X2: MVPVYATESIISLLFPRLSLACDILRNCYEAFALYSFGSYLVACLGGERMVIELLENNSRKQLGKQLLEGADENRSVHQKSYRNFFFQPCILGEHLLVIIKFGLVQYMILKTVCAFLAFLLEIFGVYGDGEFKWYYGYPYMAVVLNFSQMWALYCLVTFYNVTHERLQSINPLAKFISFKVIVFATWWQGVGIALLSAFGVLPKEVKVQAGLQNFLICIEMAIAAIAHVYVFSAEPYQFLPVSEYGRVTTETSKEALKLEKGPEEKPAMLERTETKVESPGTSVTESVQDIVLEGGQHVVKDVVLTINQAIGPVEKGVTKIQETFHRKSVSSDGQEEESKLKVEQHVDNNL, encoded by the exons ATGGTTCCCGTCTATGCCACTGAGTCA ATAATATCCTTGTTGTTTCCAAGGTTGTCTCTTGCATGTGACATTCTGAGAAACTGCTATGAAGCGTTTGCCTTGTATTCTTTTGGGAGTTATTTGGTTGCTTGCCTGG GTGGTGAAAGGATGGTCATAGAACTACTCGAAAATAATTCAAGGAAACAGCTTGGCAAACAACTGTTAGAAGGGGCAGATGAGAATCGTTCAGTGCACCAAAAGTCCTACAGAAACTTCTTCTTTCAACCTTGCATTCTTGGGGAACACTTGCTTGTGATAATAAAATTTGGCCTTGTGCAATAT ATGATTCTGAAGACAGTTTGTGCTTTCTTAGCTTTCTTGTTGGAAATCTTTGGTGTTTATGGTGATGGGGAATTCAAGTGGTACTACGG TTATCCATATATGGCAGTGGTATTAAACTTCAGTCAGATGTGGGCATTGTATTGCCTTGTGACGTTCTATAATGTAACTCATGAAAGACTTCAGTCAATAAATCCACTTGCAAAGTTCATCAGCTTCAAGGTCATTGTTTTTGCTACTTGGTGGCAAGGTGTGGGTATCGCACTATTGAGTGCATTTGGAGTGCTGCCAAAGGAAGTGAAAGTACAAGCTGGACTGCAGAATTTCTTGATTTGTATAGAA ATGGCCATTGCAGCTATCGCTCATGTGTATGTTTTCTCGGCGGAACCATATCAGTTCCTCCCCGTATCCGAGTATGGGAGAGTCACTACTGAAACGTCCAAGGAAGCACTGAAGTTAGAGAAAGGTCCTGAGGAGAAACCAGCCATGCTTGAAAGGACAGAAACTAAGGTCGAGTCTCCTGGAACAAGTGTTACCGAGAGTGTTCAGGACATTGTTCTCGAAGGCGGACAACAT GTTGTCAAAGATGTTGTACTGACCATTAATCAAGCAATAGGGCCAGTGGAAAAGGGGGTGACAAAAATCCAGGAGACGTTCCACCGCAAATCAGTGAGTTCGGATGGTCAAGAAGAAGAGTCAAAACTAAAAGTAGAGCAACACGTTGACAATAATCTTTAG
- the LOC122306692 gene encoding protein LAZ1 homolog 2 isoform X1 — MASNSISAHEETYREFYQPALIIPGCSVLVALILSIYLILQHLRSYTNPTEQKWIVAVVFMVPVYATESIISLLFPRLSLACDILRNCYEAFALYSFGSYLVACLGGERMVIELLENNSRKQLGKQLLEGADENRSVHQKSYRNFFFQPCILGEHLLVIIKFGLVQYMILKTVCAFLAFLLEIFGVYGDGEFKWYYGYPYMAVVLNFSQMWALYCLVTFYNVTHERLQSINPLAKFISFKVIVFATWWQGVGIALLSAFGVLPKEVKVQAGLQNFLICIEMAIAAIAHVYVFSAEPYQFLPVSEYGRVTTETSKEALKLEKGPEEKPAMLERTETKVESPGTSVTESVQDIVLEGGQHVVKDVVLTINQAIGPVEKGVTKIQETFHRKSVSSDGQEEESKLKVEQHVDNNL, encoded by the exons ATGGCATCAAATTCTATCTCAGCCCATGAAGAAACATATAGAGAGTTTTATCAACCGGCCCTCATAATTCCAGGATGCTCTGTACTTGTAGCATTGATCCTCTCCATCTATCTCATTCTCCAACATCTCAGATCATACACCAATCCTACT GAACAAAAATGGATCGTTGCTGTTGTTTTCATGGTTCCCGTCTATGCCACTGAGTCA ATAATATCCTTGTTGTTTCCAAGGTTGTCTCTTGCATGTGACATTCTGAGAAACTGCTATGAAGCGTTTGCCTTGTATTCTTTTGGGAGTTATTTGGTTGCTTGCCTGG GTGGTGAAAGGATGGTCATAGAACTACTCGAAAATAATTCAAGGAAACAGCTTGGCAAACAACTGTTAGAAGGGGCAGATGAGAATCGTTCAGTGCACCAAAAGTCCTACAGAAACTTCTTCTTTCAACCTTGCATTCTTGGGGAACACTTGCTTGTGATAATAAAATTTGGCCTTGTGCAATAT ATGATTCTGAAGACAGTTTGTGCTTTCTTAGCTTTCTTGTTGGAAATCTTTGGTGTTTATGGTGATGGGGAATTCAAGTGGTACTACGG TTATCCATATATGGCAGTGGTATTAAACTTCAGTCAGATGTGGGCATTGTATTGCCTTGTGACGTTCTATAATGTAACTCATGAAAGACTTCAGTCAATAAATCCACTTGCAAAGTTCATCAGCTTCAAGGTCATTGTTTTTGCTACTTGGTGGCAAGGTGTGGGTATCGCACTATTGAGTGCATTTGGAGTGCTGCCAAAGGAAGTGAAAGTACAAGCTGGACTGCAGAATTTCTTGATTTGTATAGAA ATGGCCATTGCAGCTATCGCTCATGTGTATGTTTTCTCGGCGGAACCATATCAGTTCCTCCCCGTATCCGAGTATGGGAGAGTCACTACTGAAACGTCCAAGGAAGCACTGAAGTTAGAGAAAGGTCCTGAGGAGAAACCAGCCATGCTTGAAAGGACAGAAACTAAGGTCGAGTCTCCTGGAACAAGTGTTACCGAGAGTGTTCAGGACATTGTTCTCGAAGGCGGACAACAT GTTGTCAAAGATGTTGTACTGACCATTAATCAAGCAATAGGGCCAGTGGAAAAGGGGGTGACAAAAATCCAGGAGACGTTCCACCGCAAATCAGTGAGTTCGGATGGTCAAGAAGAAGAGTCAAAACTAAAAGTAGAGCAACACGTTGACAATAATCTTTAG